The Flavobacterium piscisymbiosum genome includes a region encoding these proteins:
- a CDS encoding terminase small subunit, whose product MKINNLTEKQEAFSNAYIRIGIGSEAYKEAGYSYSNKSDKSIHEAACRVLNNSKVQARIKELQSVVAEIAEKEFKITSEEMLRHLNILRKARIDEYVEYYEYEVPITTTTGTGKNKSVSTTIEKRTELRLKTFDKLNEEQKMCIEGIKQTKYGIEIKLHGKEWSIEKINKHIGFYEKDNDQKKLSLDISNPEDRNNRIAELIAKAQKQ is encoded by the coding sequence ATGAAGATTAATAATTTGACTGAAAAACAGGAAGCCTTTTCTAATGCGTACATAAGAATAGGTATTGGCTCGGAAGCTTATAAAGAAGCTGGTTATTCGTATTCAAACAAAAGCGATAAGTCAATTCATGAAGCAGCGTGTAGAGTGCTAAACAACAGCAAGGTACAAGCAAGGATAAAAGAATTGCAATCTGTTGTGGCCGAGATTGCCGAAAAAGAATTTAAGATCACATCAGAAGAAATGCTTCGTCATTTGAATATTCTTCGTAAAGCGAGAATCGATGAATATGTAGAATACTATGAGTACGAAGTTCCGATCACCACTACAACCGGAACGGGTAAAAATAAGAGTGTTTCAACGACAATTGAAAAGAGGACCGAATTGAGGTTAAAGACTTTCGATAAACTCAACGAAGAGCAAAAGATGTGTATTGAAGGTATTAAGCAAACCAAATATGGGATTGAGATTAAACTTCACGGTAAGGAGTGGAGCATTGAAAAGATAAATAAGCACATTGGATTCTATGAAAAGGATAATGATCAAAAGAAATTAAGTTTAGATATTTCAAATCCAGAAGATCGAAATAATAGGATTGCAGAATTAATTGCCAAAGCTCAAAAACAATGA
- a CDS encoding ASCH domain-containing protein, translated as MKALSVKNPWGYLIVLGIKDIENRSWRTNFRGTCYIHASGQIYPFFKGNNLAFPSDQWAEINKVIDLKLPGEKEKFFITSAIIGEVEIIDCVQNHPSIWAEKADPEKKPIWNWVLANPVLYDKPILNVRGKLGFWDIELDVCNYCLQWCKKLVDGFGCRECSEVYR; from the coding sequence ATGAAAGCACTTTCAGTAAAGAATCCTTGGGGTTATTTGATTGTACTCGGAATCAAAGACATTGAAAATAGATCCTGGCGTACTAATTTCAGAGGGACATGCTATATTCATGCATCCGGACAAATTTACCCATTCTTCAAAGGAAATAATTTGGCTTTTCCTAGTGATCAATGGGCGGAAATAAACAAAGTAATTGATCTGAAACTTCCAGGTGAAAAAGAAAAGTTTTTTATAACCTCAGCAATTATTGGCGAAGTAGAAATAATTGACTGCGTTCAAAACCATCCGTCAATTTGGGCAGAAAAAGCAGATCCCGAAAAAAAACCAATTTGGAACTGGGTTCTTGCAAATCCGGTACTTTATGATAAGCCTATCTTAAATGTTAGAGGTAAACTTGGTTTTTGGGATATTGAACTTGATGTTTGTAATTATTGTCTTCAGTGGTGTAAAAAACTGGTAGATGGTTTTGGATGTAGAGAGTGTTCTGAAGTATATCGTTAA
- a CDS encoding SOS response-associated peptidase — MCYYVDQKGSRRDVKIRFNISVNNTGQYYEGVFVNGFDHPNIPIITNTDPDQVQTDFTWGLMPSWAGIEQLEFRTGKLNARIEDLDSKPSYRNIKSNRCLIIATGYYEWRWLDPKGKKKEKYQIFSQNDEIFCFAGLYDTWLNPSTGESLKTYTMVTTEANELMKYIHNNRERMPVMLRKEDEQAWLDPTNDVSIFAFPYEAKLVAFEAA; from the coding sequence ATGTGCTACTATGTAGATCAAAAAGGAAGTCGCCGAGATGTAAAGATCAGATTTAATATTTCTGTGAACAATACTGGCCAATATTATGAAGGCGTTTTTGTGAATGGATTTGATCATCCTAACATTCCTATTATTACAAATACGGATCCCGATCAAGTCCAAACTGATTTTACATGGGGCTTGATGCCTTCATGGGCAGGTATTGAACAGTTAGAGTTCAGAACTGGAAAACTAAATGCAAGAATAGAAGATCTTGATTCAAAACCTTCTTATAGAAACATTAAGTCAAATAGATGTTTGATAATAGCGACTGGCTATTACGAATGGCGTTGGTTAGATCCCAAAGGGAAGAAGAAAGAAAAGTATCAAATATTTTCTCAAAACGATGAAATTTTCTGTTTTGCAGGATTATATGATACTTGGCTAAATCCGTCAACTGGTGAAAGTTTAAAGACGTATACAATGGTTACGACCGAAGCAAACGAATTAATGAAATACATTCACAATAATAGAGAAAGGATGCCTGTGATGCTTCGAAAAGAGGATGAGCAAGCTTGGCTTGACCCTACAAATGATGTATCTATATTTGCATTTCCTTATGAAGCAAAACTCGTGGCTTTTGAAGCTGCATAA
- a CDS encoding phage portal protein codes for MLDIKGGLTSNTEKTIERLFAAGKKPEDIQNIRKEFNNRDRSIRESQVGKTQKDKDVGTGEKRRTVVAVRIAINFAKKICRVATAFEVGKPVTLIPSETNKLSQLIKLLWKTNRIDSILVRFVFQKKSETQAALQFYIADVKPDGLFMKIISFVGAKLGISSQNKETKIALLENKNGVMAPYFDETGDMKAFSWKYASKSDDDKDLENVMVWDDLTVYKLDNSTGKLTMSEGYPKLHGFDRIPIVYDDQDEPEWFDALDPVDRYETIISKLGGSNDRTAYPLMKLYGELGSFPEADDNGKILQFPIKVDEDSGKEIHGDAEFMTNPNGPDSIKLELETLEKAIYGITSTPDLSFDNVKGLGAVSGIALKLMFLDAMIKASMNEGDNRTVVERIINIMMSGITKTTNTSLVVESKNLYYDIVFNSILPDDLKELVETMSSAKEAGLVATKTAVERLGLNEDTEEEMKLIAAETVIKNPDPITA; via the coding sequence ATGTTAGATATTAAAGGAGGATTGACCTCAAACACAGAAAAGACAATTGAAAGATTGTTTGCTGCTGGAAAAAAACCTGAAGACATTCAAAATATCAGAAAGGAATTTAACAACAGAGATAGATCAATTAGAGAAAGCCAAGTCGGTAAGACACAGAAAGATAAAGACGTTGGTACCGGCGAAAAAAGAAGAACTGTTGTTGCAGTTCGTATCGCAATAAATTTTGCAAAAAAGATTTGTCGTGTGGCAACGGCATTTGAAGTTGGGAAACCAGTTACTCTAATTCCATCAGAAACTAATAAACTGTCACAGTTGATTAAACTATTGTGGAAAACGAACAGGATTGATAGTATATTAGTAAGATTTGTGTTTCAGAAAAAGTCCGAAACGCAGGCTGCATTACAATTTTATATTGCTGATGTAAAACCTGATGGACTATTTATGAAAATAATTTCGTTCGTTGGAGCTAAGCTTGGTATAAGTTCTCAAAATAAAGAAACTAAAATAGCACTCCTAGAAAATAAAAATGGGGTTATGGCTCCATACTTTGATGAAACTGGAGATATGAAGGCTTTTAGTTGGAAATATGCCTCTAAAAGCGATGATGATAAGGATTTAGAAAACGTTATGGTCTGGGATGATTTAACTGTTTACAAGTTAGATAATTCAACAGGTAAATTAACAATGTCAGAGGGATATCCAAAACTTCATGGATTCGATAGAATTCCAATTGTTTATGATGATCAAGATGAACCTGAATGGTTTGATGCTTTAGACCCTGTAGATAGGTATGAAACTATAATATCGAAACTAGGCGGTTCAAATGATCGTACGGCATATCCTTTAATGAAATTATATGGTGAACTCGGTTCCTTTCCTGAAGCCGATGATAACGGAAAGATTTTGCAATTTCCAATTAAAGTTGATGAAGACTCCGGAAAAGAAATTCATGGGGACGCTGAGTTTATGACAAACCCAAATGGTCCAGATAGTATTAAACTAGAGCTTGAGACTTTAGAAAAAGCAATTTACGGCATTACTTCTACACCTGATTTATCTTTTGATAATGTAAAAGGTCTTGGTGCAGTTTCTGGAATAGCATTAAAATTAATGTTCTTGGATGCAATGATTAAAGCTTCAATGAATGAAGGTGACAATAGAACCGTTGTCGAAAGAATAATCAATATTATGATGTCAGGTATCACAAAGACAACAAACACTTCATTAGTTGTTGAAAGTAAAAACCTTTATTATGATATAGTTTTCAACAGCATTCTTCCAGATGATCTAAAAGAGTTGGTTGAAACTATGAGCTCCGCAAAAGAAGCTGGACTTGTTGCTACAAAAACAGCTGTCGAAAGATTGGGACTTAACGAAGACACTGAAGAGGAGATGAAATTGATTGCTGCTGAAACAGTCATTAAAAATCCAGATCCCATTACAGCATAG
- a CDS encoding phage terminase large subunit, with the protein MSLTDAEIIELEELLAARDIDMSRERLTKVDDETNPNYSLLFNAIQNQKYEVINGKSELVSGYRGAGLEGSSRSGKTWSGIDIIIWLCLFYEPKGCTINIYRETYNEFKTTLYDDFKRRLDDYGLPNKFKDNDEIKSFKIGNSKIFFIGDGKHGGGCDYAFFNEVMFIKKSVFDQVKMRCRKFWWADYNPSFTDHWFFDSVLARPDVVFLRTTFKDNKYISAQERNEILITEPWKPGSYMVKDNVVQCYNKETNKVEPLSPTNQPPPHPENIRNGTADESYWRIYGLGLRGAMKGLIFPFVKWIDKFPEDKAPIYPNDFGFTTDPNTLVKYAEDEYNIWIEPLSYEPIETPEALSMLLESLGIDKSKDIIPCDSADKYTGENKGTVEMVKGLKKLKWINAYKISKTKSVMFWLASMKKKKIHIVKNHLYKEALREQQNYKMREIAGISINQPLDKFNHIWDSARYGHIAHNSKPKTYTTTAETIKSVNY; encoded by the coding sequence ATGTCATTAACCGATGCTGAAATAATAGAGCTGGAAGAATTGTTGGCTGCACGTGATATCGATATGTCACGTGAGAGGCTTACAAAAGTTGATGACGAAACCAATCCAAATTACTCTCTACTGTTCAATGCTATTCAGAACCAAAAATACGAGGTAATAAACGGTAAGTCAGAACTAGTATCCGGATATCGAGGAGCCGGTCTTGAAGGATCTTCTCGTTCTGGCAAAACTTGGTCCGGAATTGATATCATTATTTGGCTTTGCTTATTTTATGAACCAAAAGGATGCACCATCAATATTTATCGTGAAACCTATAACGAGTTTAAGACGACTCTTTATGATGACTTCAAGCGCCGATTAGACGATTATGGATTGCCTAATAAATTCAAGGACAATGATGAAATAAAATCATTTAAGATTGGCAATAGTAAGATCTTTTTTATTGGAGATGGTAAACATGGGGGAGGATGTGATTATGCTTTCTTTAATGAGGTGATGTTCATTAAAAAATCAGTCTTTGACCAGGTAAAAATGCGTTGTCGTAAGTTCTGGTGGGCCGATTATAATCCATCCTTTACAGATCACTGGTTTTTTGACAGCGTTTTGGCCCGACCGGATGTAGTATTCTTGAGAACAACATTCAAAGACAACAAATACATTTCTGCTCAGGAAAGAAATGAGATCTTAATTACAGAACCATGGAAGCCAGGTTCTTATATGGTTAAAGATAATGTTGTTCAATGCTACAATAAAGAAACTAATAAGGTTGAACCATTATCTCCGACCAACCAACCGCCGCCACATCCTGAAAACATTAGAAACGGTACTGCTGATGAAAGCTACTGGCGTATTTATGGTTTAGGTCTAAGAGGAGCAATGAAAGGATTGATTTTCCCATTTGTAAAATGGATCGATAAGTTCCCAGAAGATAAAGCTCCAATATATCCAAACGACTTTGGCTTTACGACGGATCCTAACACATTGGTTAAGTATGCGGAAGATGAGTATAACATATGGATTGAGCCGTTGAGTTATGAACCAATAGAGACACCGGAAGCGCTTTCAATGCTTCTCGAAAGTTTAGGAATTGATAAGTCAAAGGATATTATTCCCTGCGATTCGGCTGATAAATACACTGGAGAGAACAAGGGAACCGTGGAAATGGTTAAGGGTTTAAAAAAGCTTAAATGGATAAATGCGTACAAAATAAGTAAAACCAAATCAGTTATGTTTTGGTTGGCTTCAATGAAAAAGAAGAAGATACATATAGTTAAAAATCATCTTTATAAAGAGGCTTTAAGGGAACAACAGAATTATAAGATGCGTGAAATCGCAGGTATTTCAATTAATCAACCCTTAGACAAATTCAATCACATATGGGATAGCGCAAGGTATGGTCACATCGCGCATAACTCAAAACCCAAAACATATACAACAACGGCCGAAACAATTAAATCAGTAAATTATTAG
- the dnaN gene encoding DNA polymerase III subunit beta, which produces MKITLNSKNLLDKLLILNGVINSSNTLPILDCFLFDIDGNELKITASDLETTISSTLEITSSDKGSIAVPSRMLIDILKAFPEQPLDFYVKDNSTIDINSDAGVYSIAYALAKEYPQAVLIEDPQTATINSKILGKAISKTIFATGTDDLRPAMTGVLFQFSPSGLNFVATDAHKLVKYQRSDITSAEEIDFIVPKKPLNVLKGILSTLDIDVVISFNQTNAIFTFEDYVLMCRLVDATYPKYENVIPKENPNKAVISRSKLLSSVKCVSIFANKTTKQIRFRFTGNEINLSSEDVDYSNKADERLNCNYEGQDTKIGFNAKYLAEMISNLSSEEINFEFSLPNRAAILTPIDDKDDQEKILMLIMPSLIN; this is translated from the coding sequence ATGAAAATCACTTTAAATAGTAAAAATTTACTCGACAAGCTTTTAATTTTAAACGGTGTTATTAATTCGTCAAATACGCTTCCTATCCTGGATTGCTTTTTATTTGATATTGATGGAAATGAATTAAAAATCACAGCTTCTGACTTAGAAACAACTATTAGTTCTACTCTAGAAATTACCTCATCCGACAAAGGGTCTATCGCGGTACCATCTCGAATGTTGATCGATATTTTAAAAGCTTTCCCAGAGCAGCCGCTTGACTTTTACGTCAAAGATAACAGTACGATTGATATTAATTCCGATGCGGGAGTTTATTCGATAGCTTATGCGCTTGCAAAAGAGTATCCGCAAGCTGTTCTGATCGAAGATCCTCAAACCGCGACAATCAATTCCAAGATTTTAGGAAAGGCCATCAGTAAAACAATTTTCGCAACTGGTACCGATGATTTAAGGCCGGCAATGACCGGAGTGTTATTTCAATTTTCACCTTCCGGATTAAATTTTGTTGCGACCGATGCACATAAGTTGGTGAAATATCAAAGATCAGATATTACATCTGCAGAGGAAATTGATTTCATTGTTCCAAAGAAACCTCTTAATGTTCTAAAAGGAATTCTTTCCACGTTGGATATCGATGTTGTGATTTCCTTTAATCAAACAAATGCAATTTTCACTTTTGAAGATTATGTTTTAATGTGTCGTTTAGTTGATGCTACTTATCCAAAGTATGAAAACGTAATACCAAAGGAAAATCCAAATAAAGCAGTGATCAGCAGATCAAAACTTTTAAGTTCTGTAAAGTGCGTTTCTATTTTCGCAAATAAAACTACAAAACAAATTCGCTTTAGGTTTACTGGCAACGAAATTAACCTTTCGTCTGAAGATGTGGACTATTCAAACAAGGCAGATGAGCGCTTAAATTGTAATTACGAAGGTCAAGATACTAAAATCGGTTTCAATGCGAAATACCTGGCTGAAATGATCAGCAATTTAAGTTCAGAAGAAATCAACTTCGAATTTTCTTTACCAAATCGAGCTGCAATTTTAACTCCTATTGATGATAAGGATGATCAAGAAAAGATATTAATGTTGATCATGCCGTCCCTAATAAACTAA
- a CDS encoding septum formation initiator family protein gives METIKEFFQNIYDSSTERIKSPLVGSFIISFLIFNWRVFAILFYSEWPVHCRIEWIEDNYCKWPNLLIPIGIALFYIVPLPYINLIIDFLLGKYSKKRAEEKKAKRTGDLHQERDYAALERQVADAKAGTSEINNLQARIESLQQEIKDLTELNKLDHQRWLERGDLALEKENELIKLNQQKDKEIIALKSSITETIHKYENKDELDFVLDPDVNFTIQRTLPKLTEDERNTLKTMFGNGKEHKAFPMLSVHPDNLNRFIDLGIVNLNNQLVTLTRLGRFILIYIQITVKKM, from the coding sequence ATGGAGACAATTAAGGAGTTTTTTCAAAATATCTATGACAGCTCAACGGAGAGAATAAAAAGTCCTTTAGTTGGTTCCTTTATAATTTCTTTCTTAATTTTTAATTGGAGAGTATTTGCAATTCTATTTTACTCGGAATGGCCTGTTCATTGTCGAATAGAATGGATTGAAGATAATTATTGTAAATGGCCAAATTTATTGATTCCAATCGGAATTGCATTATTCTATATAGTCCCACTACCCTACATAAATCTAATTATAGATTTTCTGTTAGGGAAATATTCTAAAAAAAGAGCAGAGGAAAAAAAAGCTAAACGAACTGGTGACTTACATCAAGAAAGAGATTATGCGGCACTAGAAAGACAAGTTGCCGATGCAAAAGCCGGTACCAGTGAAATTAATAATCTACAGGCTAGAATAGAAAGTCTGCAGCAGGAAATTAAAGATCTAACCGAACTCAATAAACTAGACCATCAAAGATGGTTAGAAAGAGGAGATCTCGCACTTGAAAAGGAAAATGAACTAATAAAATTAAATCAACAAAAAGATAAAGAAATTATTGCCCTAAAAAGCAGTATCACAGAAACAATTCATAAATACGAAAATAAAGACGAGCTGGACTTCGTGTTGGATCCAGATGTTAATTTTACGATACAGAGGACATTACCAAAATTAACAGAAGATGAAAGAAACACGCTAAAAACTATGTTTGGTAATGGCAAAGAGCATAAGGCTTTTCCAATGCTAAGTGTACACCCCGATAATTTAAATCGATTTATAGATTTAGGAATAGTAAATTTGAATAATCAACTAGTCACACTTACAAGATTAGGTAGATTTATCTTAATTTATATTCAAATTACTGTCAAAAAAATGTAA